One genomic window of Misgurnus anguillicaudatus chromosome 12, ASM2758022v2, whole genome shotgun sequence includes the following:
- the usp25 gene encoding ubiquitin carboxyl-terminal hydrolase 25 isoform X11 yields MTVEQNVLQQHSQKHQQTLLNQLREVTGTTDVQLLQQALQVSNGDLAEAVAFLTEKNAKVPQQDEATYYQTAQITNDRYISVGSQADTNVIDLTGDDKDDLQRAIALSLEESSRAFRETGITDEEQAISRVLEASIAENKASLKRTHTEVWSDSPNPHDRKRLENCPVGLKNVGNTCWFSAVIQSLFNLLEFQRLVLHYSPPARMQDLPRNQKEHRNLPFMQELRRLFSLLVGSKRKYVDPSRAVEILKDAFKSSESQQQDVSEFTHKLLDWLEDAFQIKAEEDREGEKPKNPMVELFYGRFLAVGVLEGKKFENTEMFGQYPLQVNGFKDLHECLEAAMIEGEIESLHSAENSAKSGQEHWFTELPPVLTFELSRFEFNQALGRPEKIHNKLEFPSMLYMDRYMDRNREITRIKREEIRRLKEHLTVLQQRLERYLSYGSGPKRFPLADVLQYAMEFASSKPVCTSPVEDIDTTAPPGGTTAQVPPAASAGEQPDAAEGSGAGPQAQQRVHKPFTQSRVPPDLPMHPAPRHITDEELRVLEGCLHRWRSEVENDTRDLQASISRIHRTIELMYSDKSMMQVPYRLHAVLVHEGQANAGHYWAYIYDPHHRRWMKYNDISVTKSSWEELVRDSFGGYRNASAYCLMYIDDKKPFLIEEDFDKETGQMLNGLDKLPPDLKEYVEADNKLFEKEMEDWDALQARKLQQEKLALAAAAANVAVQPMNTEPCPTDDTAAPQQDPEYMEQQSPSGDSKHLQEETERAISKAAAEHDEKSPEVLLNTSQSYHPDHQVTSDPCPPSDPEQDDSASSPPAPQRVVEVAIPNVGTFVIQSKEGGYDDEAMMTPNMQGVIMAIGKSRSVYDKGGPEAAFFKAMKVEYTRLLRLAQEDTPPERDYRLQHIIVYFIQNQAPKKILERTLLMQFADRNLGFDERCKNIMKVARAKLELVKPDEVNMEEYETWHQDYRNFRETTVFLLIGLEMFLKKSYVEALMYLIYAYQYNRVLLAKGPYRGHNEDLIGHYRRECLLRLNEHAAALFETGEENEVNNGLSIMNELVVACIPLLLVDEMEEKDMVAVEDMRNRWCSYLGQEMEPNLQEKLTDFLPKLLDCSSEIKSFPDPPKLPSYSTLELCERYSRVMTLLTQNRTPADGR; encoded by the exons CACCAGCAGACATTACTGAACCAGTTGAGGGAAGTTACTGGAACCACAGATGTTCAGCTGTTACAGCAAGCCCTACAG GTCAGCAATGGTGACCTAGCCGAGGCGGTTGCCTTCCTTACGGAGAAGAATGCCAAGGTACCACAGCAAGATGAAGCCACATACTACCAGACAGCTCAAATCACCAATGATAGATACATCAGCGTGGGCAGCCAGGCTGACACAA ATGTAATCGATCTCACTGGAGACGATAAAGATGACCTTCAGCGAGCCATCGCTCTCAGTCTGGAAGAGTCGAGCAGGGCCTTCAGGGAGACGGGCATCACCGATGAAGAGCAGGCCATCAGCAG AGTCCTGGAGGCCAGCATTGCAGAGAACAAAGCCAGCCTGAAGCGCACGCACACGGAGGTATGGAGCGATTCGCCCAATCCACACGACAGAAAGCGGCTGGAGAACTGTCCCGTAGGGCTGAAGAACGTCGGAAATACGTGCTGGTTCAGTGCGGTTATACAG TCTCTGTTCAACTTGCTGGAGTTCCAGAGACTGGTGTTGCATTATTCACCCCCTGCACGGATGCAAGATTTGCCCCGTAATCAGAAG GAACACAGGAATCTGCCGTTCATGCAGGAACTCAGACGACTGTTCTCCTTGTTGGTGGGCTCTAAACGGAAGTATGTGGACCCATCTAGAGCCGTGGAGATCCTCAAGGATGCCTTCAAGTCTAGTGAGTCTCAGCAG CAGGACGTGAGCGAGTTCACCCATAAACTTTTGGACTGGCTGGAGGATGCATTTCAGATAAAAGCAGAGGAGGACAG GGAGGGAGAGAAGCCAAAAAACCCAATGGTGGAGCTCTTTTATGGTCGTTTTCTGGCCGTTGGTGTTCTGGAAG GAAAGAAGTTTGAGAACACGGAGATGTTTGGTCAGTACCCTCTCCAGGTGAACGGCTTCAAAGACCTGCACGAGTGTTTAGAAGCAGCCATGATAGAAGGAGAAATCGAGTCTTTGCATTCTGCTGAGAACTCTGCCAAATCGGGGCAGGAG CACTGGTTTACTGAACTCCCACCCGTCTTGACCTTTGAACTATCGAGGTTCGAGTTTAATCAAGCCTTGGGCCGACCTGAGAAGATCCATAACAAGCTGGAGTTTCCCTCCATGCTGTACATGGACAGATA CATGGACAGGAACAGAGAAATTACACGAATAAAACGAGAAGAGATCAGAAGACTCAAGGAGCACCTGACAGTCCTCCAGCAGCGATTGGAGAG ATATCTGAGTTACGGCTCTGGGCCCAAGCGGTTCCCTTTGGCCGATGTTCTTCAGTATGCCATGGAGTTTGCATCCAGCAAGCCGGTGTGCACCTCACCTGTAGAAGACATTGATACAACAGCACCACCTGGTGGCACAACTGCACAGGTGCCACCTGCAGCCAG TGCAGGGGAGCAGCCTGATGCAGCTGAGGGTTCAGGTGCCGGTCCACAGGCCCAGCAGCGGGTACATAAACCTTTCACCCAGTCTCGCGTCCCTCCAGACCTACCCATGCACCCCGCCCCTCGACACATCACGGACGAGGAGCTACGGGTGCTGGAGGGCTGTCTGCACCGCTGGAGGAGCGAGGTGGAGAACGACACCAGGG ATCTGCAGGCTAGCATATCCAGAATCCACAGGACTATTGAGCTGATGTATTCGGACAAGTCCATGATGCAG GTGCCGTACCGGTTGCATGCAGTTCTCGTCCACGAGGGTCAGGCTAACGCTGGTCACTACTGGGCGTATATCTACGACCCACATCACCGGCGATGGATGAAGTATAATGACATCTCTGTGACAAAATCTTCCTGGGAGGAACTGGTCCGAGACTCGTTTGGTGGATATCGCAATGCCAGCGCTTACTGCCTTATGTACATTGATGATAAAAAACCTTTTCTTATTGAAG AGGATTTTGATAAAGAGACTGGGCAGATGTTGAACGGTTTGGACAAGCTCCCTCCTGATCTGAAGGAGTACGTGGAGGCAGATAACAAGCTCTTTGAGAAAGAAATGGAGGATTGGGACGCTCTACAAGCCCGCAAACTCCAGCAGGAGAAACTGGCTCTGGCTGCGGCCGCGGCGAACGTGGCCGTCCAGCCCATGAACACCGAACCCTGCCCTACAGATGACACCG CAGCTCCCCAGCAGGACCCGGAGTACATGGAGCAGCAGTCGCCCAGCGGAGACTCCAAACACCTGCAGGAAGAAACCGAAAGAGCCATCAGCAAAGCTGCTGCTGAACATGACGAGAAAAGCCCAGAAGTGCTGCTCAACACC tCTCAGTCATATCATCCTGACCACCAGGTGACCTCTGACCCCTGCCCTCCCTCTGACCCTGAGCAGGACGACTCCGCCTCCTCTCCGCCCGCGCCTCAGCGGGTGGTGGAGGTGGCCATTCCTAATGTAGGAACCTTCGTAATTCAGTCGAAGGAGGGAGGTTATGATGATGAG GCGATGATGACCCCAAACATGCAGGGTGTCATAATGGCCATTGGCAAATCCAGGAGTGTTTATGACAAGGGTGGGCCTGAAGCAGCGTTCTTCAAG GCAATGAAAGTCGAGTACACACGATTATTGAGGCTTGCTCAGGAGGACACGCCCCCTGAGAGAGACTATAGGCTACAGCACATCATAGTTTACTTCATACAGAACCAGGCACCTAAGAAGATTTTGGAGAGAACTTTACTCATGCAGTTTGCAGACAGAAACCTGGGCTTTGATGAGAG GTGTAAGAACATCATGAAGGTTGCACGTGCTAAACTGGAACTCGTTAAGCCTGATGAGGTGAACATGGAGGAATACGAG ACGTGGCATCAGGACTACAGGAATTTCCGTGAGACGACAGTGTTTCTGTTGATCGGCCTGGAAATGTTCCTTAAGAAAAG TTACGTAGAAGCATTAATGTACCTGATCTACGCCTATCAATACAACAGAGTGCTTCTGGCGAAAGGGCCGTATAGAGGCCATAATGAGGACCTGATCGGCCATTACCGTAGAGAGTGCCTGCTG AGGCTGAACGAACATGCAGCCGCCCTGTTCGAGACCGGCGAGGAGAACGAGGTTAATAACGGTCTGAGCATCATGAATGAGCTCGTGGTGGCCTGTATTCCACTTCTGCTGGTGGACGAGATGGAGGAAAAGGACATGGTGGCCGTGGAGGACATGAGGAACCGGTGGTGCTCGTATCTTGGGCAGGAAATGGAACCTAA TCTCCAGGAGAAACTGACCGACTTTCTTCCCAAGCTGCTTGACTGCTCGTCCGAGATCAAAAGCTTTCCCGACCCACCCAAGCTCCCATCCTACTCCACACTTGAGTTGTGCGAGCGCTACAGCCGGGTCATGACATTGCTCACCCAGAATCGAACCCCCGCAGATGGTAGATGA
- the usp25 gene encoding ubiquitin carboxyl-terminal hydrolase 25 isoform X5: MLNRVSLSVQTCYDNSMHQQTLLNQLREVTGTTDVQLLQQALQVSNGDLAEAVAFLTEKNAKVPQQDEATYYQTAQITNDRYISVGSQADTNVIDLTGDDKDDLQRAIALSLEESSRAFRETGITDEEQAISRVLEASIAENKASLKRTHTEVWSDSPNPHDRKRLENCPVGLKNVGNTCWFSAVIQSLFNLLEFQRLVLHYSPPARMQDLPRNQKEHRNLPFMQELRRLFSLLVGSKRKYVDPSRAVEILKDAFKSSESQQQDVSEFTHKLLDWLEDAFQIKAEEDREGEKPKNPMVELFYGRFLAVGVLEGKKFENTEMFGQYPLQVNGFKDLHECLEAAMIEGEIESLHSAENSAKSGQEHWFTELPPVLTFELSRFEFNQALGRPEKIHNKLEFPSMLYMDRYMDRNREITRIKREEIRRLKEHLTVLQQRLERYLSYGSGPKRFPLADVLQYAMEFASSKPVCTSPVEDIDTTAPPGGTTAQVPPAASAGEQPDAAEGSGAGPQAQQRVHKPFTQSRVPPDLPMHPAPRHITDEELRVLEGCLHRWRSEVENDTRDLQASISRIHRTIELMYSDKSMMQVPYRLHAVLVHEGQANAGHYWAYIYDPHHRRWMKYNDISVTKSSWEELVRDSFGGYRNASAYCLMYIDDKKPFLIEEDFDKETGQMLNGLDKLPPDLKEYVEADNKLFEKEMEDWDALQARKLQQEKLALAAAAANVAVQPMNTEPCPTDDTAAPQQDPEYMEQQSPSGDSKHLQEETERAISKAAAEHDEKSPEVLLNTSQSYHPDHQVTSDPCPPSDPEQDDSASSPPAPQRVVEVAIPNVGTFVIQSKEGGYDDEAMMTPNMQGVIMAIGKSRSVYDKGGPEAAFFKAMKVEYTRLLRLAQEDTPPERDYRLQHIIVYFIQNQAPKKILERTLLMQFADRNLGFDERCKNIMKVARAKLELVKPDEVNMEEYETWHQDYRNFRETTVFLLIGLEMFLKKSYVEALMYLIYAYQYNRVLLAKGPYRGHNEDLIGHYRRECLLRLNEHAAALFETGEENEVNNGLSIMNELVVACIPLLLVDEMEEKDMVAVEDMRNRWCSYLGQEMEPNLQEKLTDFLPKLLDCSSEIKSFPDPPKLPSYSTLELCERYSRVMTLLTQNRTPADGR, from the exons CACCAGCAGACATTACTGAACCAGTTGAGGGAAGTTACTGGAACCACAGATGTTCAGCTGTTACAGCAAGCCCTACAG GTCAGCAATGGTGACCTAGCCGAGGCGGTTGCCTTCCTTACGGAGAAGAATGCCAAGGTACCACAGCAAGATGAAGCCACATACTACCAGACAGCTCAAATCACCAATGATAGATACATCAGCGTGGGCAGCCAGGCTGACACAA ATGTAATCGATCTCACTGGAGACGATAAAGATGACCTTCAGCGAGCCATCGCTCTCAGTCTGGAAGAGTCGAGCAGGGCCTTCAGGGAGACGGGCATCACCGATGAAGAGCAGGCCATCAGCAG AGTCCTGGAGGCCAGCATTGCAGAGAACAAAGCCAGCCTGAAGCGCACGCACACGGAGGTATGGAGCGATTCGCCCAATCCACACGACAGAAAGCGGCTGGAGAACTGTCCCGTAGGGCTGAAGAACGTCGGAAATACGTGCTGGTTCAGTGCGGTTATACAG TCTCTGTTCAACTTGCTGGAGTTCCAGAGACTGGTGTTGCATTATTCACCCCCTGCACGGATGCAAGATTTGCCCCGTAATCAGAAG GAACACAGGAATCTGCCGTTCATGCAGGAACTCAGACGACTGTTCTCCTTGTTGGTGGGCTCTAAACGGAAGTATGTGGACCCATCTAGAGCCGTGGAGATCCTCAAGGATGCCTTCAAGTCTAGTGAGTCTCAGCAG CAGGACGTGAGCGAGTTCACCCATAAACTTTTGGACTGGCTGGAGGATGCATTTCAGATAAAAGCAGAGGAGGACAG GGAGGGAGAGAAGCCAAAAAACCCAATGGTGGAGCTCTTTTATGGTCGTTTTCTGGCCGTTGGTGTTCTGGAAG GAAAGAAGTTTGAGAACACGGAGATGTTTGGTCAGTACCCTCTCCAGGTGAACGGCTTCAAAGACCTGCACGAGTGTTTAGAAGCAGCCATGATAGAAGGAGAAATCGAGTCTTTGCATTCTGCTGAGAACTCTGCCAAATCGGGGCAGGAG CACTGGTTTACTGAACTCCCACCCGTCTTGACCTTTGAACTATCGAGGTTCGAGTTTAATCAAGCCTTGGGCCGACCTGAGAAGATCCATAACAAGCTGGAGTTTCCCTCCATGCTGTACATGGACAGATA CATGGACAGGAACAGAGAAATTACACGAATAAAACGAGAAGAGATCAGAAGACTCAAGGAGCACCTGACAGTCCTCCAGCAGCGATTGGAGAG ATATCTGAGTTACGGCTCTGGGCCCAAGCGGTTCCCTTTGGCCGATGTTCTTCAGTATGCCATGGAGTTTGCATCCAGCAAGCCGGTGTGCACCTCACCTGTAGAAGACATTGATACAACAGCACCACCTGGTGGCACAACTGCACAGGTGCCACCTGCAGCCAG TGCAGGGGAGCAGCCTGATGCAGCTGAGGGTTCAGGTGCCGGTCCACAGGCCCAGCAGCGGGTACATAAACCTTTCACCCAGTCTCGCGTCCCTCCAGACCTACCCATGCACCCCGCCCCTCGACACATCACGGACGAGGAGCTACGGGTGCTGGAGGGCTGTCTGCACCGCTGGAGGAGCGAGGTGGAGAACGACACCAGGG ATCTGCAGGCTAGCATATCCAGAATCCACAGGACTATTGAGCTGATGTATTCGGACAAGTCCATGATGCAG GTGCCGTACCGGTTGCATGCAGTTCTCGTCCACGAGGGTCAGGCTAACGCTGGTCACTACTGGGCGTATATCTACGACCCACATCACCGGCGATGGATGAAGTATAATGACATCTCTGTGACAAAATCTTCCTGGGAGGAACTGGTCCGAGACTCGTTTGGTGGATATCGCAATGCCAGCGCTTACTGCCTTATGTACATTGATGATAAAAAACCTTTTCTTATTGAAG AGGATTTTGATAAAGAGACTGGGCAGATGTTGAACGGTTTGGACAAGCTCCCTCCTGATCTGAAGGAGTACGTGGAGGCAGATAACAAGCTCTTTGAGAAAGAAATGGAGGATTGGGACGCTCTACAAGCCCGCAAACTCCAGCAGGAGAAACTGGCTCTGGCTGCGGCCGCGGCGAACGTGGCCGTCCAGCCCATGAACACCGAACCCTGCCCTACAGATGACACCG CAGCTCCCCAGCAGGACCCGGAGTACATGGAGCAGCAGTCGCCCAGCGGAGACTCCAAACACCTGCAGGAAGAAACCGAAAGAGCCATCAGCAAAGCTGCTGCTGAACATGACGAGAAAAGCCCAGAAGTGCTGCTCAACACC tCTCAGTCATATCATCCTGACCACCAGGTGACCTCTGACCCCTGCCCTCCCTCTGACCCTGAGCAGGACGACTCCGCCTCCTCTCCGCCCGCGCCTCAGCGGGTGGTGGAGGTGGCCATTCCTAATGTAGGAACCTTCGTAATTCAGTCGAAGGAGGGAGGTTATGATGATGAG GCGATGATGACCCCAAACATGCAGGGTGTCATAATGGCCATTGGCAAATCCAGGAGTGTTTATGACAAGGGTGGGCCTGAAGCAGCGTTCTTCAAG GCAATGAAAGTCGAGTACACACGATTATTGAGGCTTGCTCAGGAGGACACGCCCCCTGAGAGAGACTATAGGCTACAGCACATCATAGTTTACTTCATACAGAACCAGGCACCTAAGAAGATTTTGGAGAGAACTTTACTCATGCAGTTTGCAGACAGAAACCTGGGCTTTGATGAGAG GTGTAAGAACATCATGAAGGTTGCACGTGCTAAACTGGAACTCGTTAAGCCTGATGAGGTGAACATGGAGGAATACGAG ACGTGGCATCAGGACTACAGGAATTTCCGTGAGACGACAGTGTTTCTGTTGATCGGCCTGGAAATGTTCCTTAAGAAAAG TTACGTAGAAGCATTAATGTACCTGATCTACGCCTATCAATACAACAGAGTGCTTCTGGCGAAAGGGCCGTATAGAGGCCATAATGAGGACCTGATCGGCCATTACCGTAGAGAGTGCCTGCTG AGGCTGAACGAACATGCAGCCGCCCTGTTCGAGACCGGCGAGGAGAACGAGGTTAATAACGGTCTGAGCATCATGAATGAGCTCGTGGTGGCCTGTATTCCACTTCTGCTGGTGGACGAGATGGAGGAAAAGGACATGGTGGCCGTGGAGGACATGAGGAACCGGTGGTGCTCGTATCTTGGGCAGGAAATGGAACCTAA TCTCCAGGAGAAACTGACCGACTTTCTTCCCAAGCTGCTTGACTGCTCGTCCGAGATCAAAAGCTTTCCCGACCCACCCAAGCTCCCATCCTACTCCACACTTGAGTTGTGCGAGCGCTACAGCCGGGTCATGACATTGCTCACCCAGAATCGAACCCCCGCAGATGGTAGATGA
- the usp25 gene encoding ubiquitin carboxyl-terminal hydrolase 25 isoform X10, with amino-acid sequence MTVEQNVLQQHSQKHQQTLLNQLREVTGTTDVQLLQQALQVSNGDLAEAVAFLTEKNAKVPQQDEATYYQTAQITNDRYISVGSQADTNVIDLTGDDKDDLQRAIALSLEESSRAFRETGITDEEQAISRVLEASIAENKASLKRTHTEVWSDSPNPHDRKRLENCPVGLKNVGNTCWFSAVIQSLFNLLEFQRLVLHYSPPARMQDLPRNQKEHRNLPFMQELRRLFSLLVGSKRKYVDPSRAVEILKDAFKSSESQQQDVSEFTHKLLDWLEDAFQIKAEEDREGEKPKNPMVELFYGRFLAVGVLEGKKFENTEMFGQYPLQVNGFKDLHECLEAAMIEGEIESLHSAENSAKSGQEHWFTELPPVLTFELSRFEFNQALGRPEKIHNKLEFPSMLYMDRYMDRNREITRIKREEIRRLKEHLTVLQQRLERYLSYGSGPKRFPLADVLQYAMEFASSKPVCTSPVEDIDTTAPPGGTTAQVPPAASAGEQPDAAEGSGAGPQAQQRVHKPFTQSRVPPDLPMHPAPRHITDEELRVLEGCLHRWRSEVENDTRDLQASISRIHRTIELMYSDKSMMQVPYRLHAVLVHEGQANAGHYWAYIYDPHHRRWMKYNDISVTKSSWEELVRDSFGGYRNASAYCLMYIDDKKPFLIEEDFDKETGQMLNGLDKLPPDLKEYVEADNKLFEKEMEDWDALQARKLQQEKLALAAAAANVAVQPMNTEPCPTDDTAPQQDPEYMEQQSPSGDSKHLQEETERAISKAAAEHDEKSPEVLLNTSQSYHPDHQVTSDPCPPSDPEQDDSASSPPAPQRVVEVAIPNVGTFVIQSKEGGYDDEAMMTPNMQGVIMAIGKSRSVYDKGGPEAAFFKAMKVEYTRLLRLAQEDTPPERDYRLQHIIVYFIQNQAPKKILERTLLMQFADRNLGFDERCKNIMKVARAKLELVKPDEVNMEEYETWHQDYRNFRETTVFLLIGLEMFLKKSYVEALMYLIYAYQYNRVLLAKGPYRGHNEDLIGHYRRECLLRLNEHAAALFETGEENEVNNGLSIMNELVVACIPLLLVDEMEEKDMVAVEDMRNRWCSYLGQEMEPNLQEKLTDFLPKLLDCSSEIKSFPDPPKLPSYSTLELCERYSRVMTLLTQNRTPADGR; translated from the exons CACCAGCAGACATTACTGAACCAGTTGAGGGAAGTTACTGGAACCACAGATGTTCAGCTGTTACAGCAAGCCCTACAG GTCAGCAATGGTGACCTAGCCGAGGCGGTTGCCTTCCTTACGGAGAAGAATGCCAAGGTACCACAGCAAGATGAAGCCACATACTACCAGACAGCTCAAATCACCAATGATAGATACATCAGCGTGGGCAGCCAGGCTGACACAA ATGTAATCGATCTCACTGGAGACGATAAAGATGACCTTCAGCGAGCCATCGCTCTCAGTCTGGAAGAGTCGAGCAGGGCCTTCAGGGAGACGGGCATCACCGATGAAGAGCAGGCCATCAGCAG AGTCCTGGAGGCCAGCATTGCAGAGAACAAAGCCAGCCTGAAGCGCACGCACACGGAGGTATGGAGCGATTCGCCCAATCCACACGACAGAAAGCGGCTGGAGAACTGTCCCGTAGGGCTGAAGAACGTCGGAAATACGTGCTGGTTCAGTGCGGTTATACAG TCTCTGTTCAACTTGCTGGAGTTCCAGAGACTGGTGTTGCATTATTCACCCCCTGCACGGATGCAAGATTTGCCCCGTAATCAGAAG GAACACAGGAATCTGCCGTTCATGCAGGAACTCAGACGACTGTTCTCCTTGTTGGTGGGCTCTAAACGGAAGTATGTGGACCCATCTAGAGCCGTGGAGATCCTCAAGGATGCCTTCAAGTCTAGTGAGTCTCAGCAG CAGGACGTGAGCGAGTTCACCCATAAACTTTTGGACTGGCTGGAGGATGCATTTCAGATAAAAGCAGAGGAGGACAG GGAGGGAGAGAAGCCAAAAAACCCAATGGTGGAGCTCTTTTATGGTCGTTTTCTGGCCGTTGGTGTTCTGGAAG GAAAGAAGTTTGAGAACACGGAGATGTTTGGTCAGTACCCTCTCCAGGTGAACGGCTTCAAAGACCTGCACGAGTGTTTAGAAGCAGCCATGATAGAAGGAGAAATCGAGTCTTTGCATTCTGCTGAGAACTCTGCCAAATCGGGGCAGGAG CACTGGTTTACTGAACTCCCACCCGTCTTGACCTTTGAACTATCGAGGTTCGAGTTTAATCAAGCCTTGGGCCGACCTGAGAAGATCCATAACAAGCTGGAGTTTCCCTCCATGCTGTACATGGACAGATA CATGGACAGGAACAGAGAAATTACACGAATAAAACGAGAAGAGATCAGAAGACTCAAGGAGCACCTGACAGTCCTCCAGCAGCGATTGGAGAG ATATCTGAGTTACGGCTCTGGGCCCAAGCGGTTCCCTTTGGCCGATGTTCTTCAGTATGCCATGGAGTTTGCATCCAGCAAGCCGGTGTGCACCTCACCTGTAGAAGACATTGATACAACAGCACCACCTGGTGGCACAACTGCACAGGTGCCACCTGCAGCCAG TGCAGGGGAGCAGCCTGATGCAGCTGAGGGTTCAGGTGCCGGTCCACAGGCCCAGCAGCGGGTACATAAACCTTTCACCCAGTCTCGCGTCCCTCCAGACCTACCCATGCACCCCGCCCCTCGACACATCACGGACGAGGAGCTACGGGTGCTGGAGGGCTGTCTGCACCGCTGGAGGAGCGAGGTGGAGAACGACACCAGGG ATCTGCAGGCTAGCATATCCAGAATCCACAGGACTATTGAGCTGATGTATTCGGACAAGTCCATGATGCAG GTGCCGTACCGGTTGCATGCAGTTCTCGTCCACGAGGGTCAGGCTAACGCTGGTCACTACTGGGCGTATATCTACGACCCACATCACCGGCGATGGATGAAGTATAATGACATCTCTGTGACAAAATCTTCCTGGGAGGAACTGGTCCGAGACTCGTTTGGTGGATATCGCAATGCCAGCGCTTACTGCCTTATGTACATTGATGATAAAAAACCTTTTCTTATTGAAG AGGATTTTGATAAAGAGACTGGGCAGATGTTGAACGGTTTGGACAAGCTCCCTCCTGATCTGAAGGAGTACGTGGAGGCAGATAACAAGCTCTTTGAGAAAGAAATGGAGGATTGGGACGCTCTACAAGCCCGCAAACTCCAGCAGGAGAAACTGGCTCTGGCTGCGGCCGCGGCGAACGTGGCCGTCCAGCCCATGAACACCGAACCCTGCCCTACAGATGACACCG CTCCCCAGCAGGACCCGGAGTACATGGAGCAGCAGTCGCCCAGCGGAGACTCCAAACACCTGCAGGAAGAAACCGAAAGAGCCATCAGCAAAGCTGCTGCTGAACATGACGAGAAAAGCCCAGAAGTGCTGCTCAACACC tCTCAGTCATATCATCCTGACCACCAGGTGACCTCTGACCCCTGCCCTCCCTCTGACCCTGAGCAGGACGACTCCGCCTCCTCTCCGCCCGCGCCTCAGCGGGTGGTGGAGGTGGCCATTCCTAATGTAGGAACCTTCGTAATTCAGTCGAAGGAGGGAGGTTATGATGATGAG GCGATGATGACCCCAAACATGCAGGGTGTCATAATGGCCATTGGCAAATCCAGGAGTGTTTATGACAAGGGTGGGCCTGAAGCAGCGTTCTTCAAG GCAATGAAAGTCGAGTACACACGATTATTGAGGCTTGCTCAGGAGGACACGCCCCCTGAGAGAGACTATAGGCTACAGCACATCATAGTTTACTTCATACAGAACCAGGCACCTAAGAAGATTTTGGAGAGAACTTTACTCATGCAGTTTGCAGACAGAAACCTGGGCTTTGATGAGAG GTGTAAGAACATCATGAAGGTTGCACGTGCTAAACTGGAACTCGTTAAGCCTGATGAGGTGAACATGGAGGAATACGAG ACGTGGCATCAGGACTACAGGAATTTCCGTGAGACGACAGTGTTTCTGTTGATCGGCCTGGAAATGTTCCTTAAGAAAAG TTACGTAGAAGCATTAATGTACCTGATCTACGCCTATCAATACAACAGAGTGCTTCTGGCGAAAGGGCCGTATAGAGGCCATAATGAGGACCTGATCGGCCATTACCGTAGAGAGTGCCTGCTG AGGCTGAACGAACATGCAGCCGCCCTGTTCGAGACCGGCGAGGAGAACGAGGTTAATAACGGTCTGAGCATCATGAATGAGCTCGTGGTGGCCTGTATTCCACTTCTGCTGGTGGACGAGATGGAGGAAAAGGACATGGTGGCCGTGGAGGACATGAGGAACCGGTGGTGCTCGTATCTTGGGCAGGAAATGGAACCTAA TCTCCAGGAGAAACTGACCGACTTTCTTCCCAAGCTGCTTGACTGCTCGTCCGAGATCAAAAGCTTTCCCGACCCACCCAAGCTCCCATCCTACTCCACACTTGAGTTGTGCGAGCGCTACAGCCGGGTCATGACATTGCTCACCCAGAATCGAACCCCCGCAGATGGTAGATGA